A segment of the Rhodopirellula bahusiensis genome:
GAATCGCTCGGCGGCTTCGTTGCCGATGATGTAGGGAATGCCGGGGGGCATTCCCGTGGTCGCTTGGGGGCGATCGTTGTAGGTGGAAGGTTCCGAATCGGATGTCGACATCAAGCAGGTTCCGTTGGATTGGCACGGACGGGCAAAAGGCCCAGTGGACGTCAGCGAGGAAGGGGTGATGGAGGAGCTGACAGAGGCCAAATTAAGCCGCTCGCCGTGGCCAAACCAGTCCCCGCGGCGATTAAATGGGCCGGGAAACCAACGTTTGAGACGAAGCGGGGATTTGGGGCTCGATTGCTCGCCAAGCGTTGCGACACGGTGGTCGGTGGCGCCCTCTGGATTCGGGCTCCCTCGATTGAGCCAGTGGGATGCCCCCATTTTCTGTACCAGGCGTTATGAAAGATTGGGTTGGGGAATTGGGATCAGTGATTCGCAGTGCTGCTGGAGTGAGGCCGTAGGCCGAACGGAAGCAGCACTGCGAACCGCGAACTCCGTTGGGGTCAGGTAGCCAAGCGAACTGTGCGGGCGGCGTGTGTTGAAGTCCTCCCGCCAAGCTCGTGCTTTCGTCCGTGCG
Coding sequences within it:
- a CDS encoding integrase core domain-containing protein; amino-acid sequence: ARTKARAWREDFNTRRPHSSLGYLTPTEFAVRSAASVRPTASLQQHCESLIPIPQPNLS